The Paenibacillus sp. genomic sequence TGGGATCAGCCGTCGGTCTACCAGCGCCGCGTGGAGCTGCCCCCCGTCCGCGTCAGGACGCTGCGGGGCGAAGTCGAAGGGCGGCTGCTGTGGGGCGCCTTCCTCGTCGGCGGACGGCCGTCGGCGATCGTCGCCCGCGTCGGCGGGCGCATTACCGGCAACGCGGCGTTCTATGCGCCTGTTGCGCTGCAGGATTGAAGCGAACCGATACACGGATAAGGAGCGTGAACGAACATGAGTCAGTGGGAATTTATTACGAATTTCTTCCTGTATTTGATCGTGGCGGTGCCGATGATGGGCGTCGGCATCTTGGTGTTCCAATTGACGACGCCCTACAACGAGTTCGCGTTGATTCGCGAGGGTGCGGATCCGAACGACCCGACGAAGCAAGCGGCGGCGAAAGCCGCGGCGCACGACCTGGGCGGCAAAATCATCGGCCTTGCCATCGTGCTCGCGTCGGCGGTGTACCATTCGATCGGGTTGTGGGACCTCGCGCTGTGGGGATTGATCGGCGTAGCGGCCCAGGTCGGCGTGTTTTATTTGTTCGAATGGCTGACGCCGTTCCGGGTCGTCAGCGAAATTCCGAAGGGCAACGTGTCCGTCGGCTTGTTCGCTTCCCGTCTCAGCATCGCTACGGGCGTGCTCCTGGCGGCGCTCATCAGCTATTGACGAACAACGAAAAAAATCTTCAAAATAGGGGTTGAAAAAAATCGAGTTACC encodes the following:
- a CDS encoding DUF350 domain-containing protein, which produces MSQWEFITNFFLYLIVAVPMMGVGILVFQLTTPYNEFALIREGADPNDPTKQAAAKAAAHDLGGKIIGLAIVLASAVYHSIGLWDLALWGLIGVAAQVGVFYLFEWLTPFRVVSEIPKGNVSVGLFASRLSIATGVLLAALISY